The following nucleotide sequence is from Acinetobacter equi.
TAACTCAGTATTGTTTGCACCTGATGCATGTAGTAACCGCGTATGCATAAAGCACACTGAACCTGCTGTACCAATGCATGAAATATAATTTTGACAATGTTCCACCTCAACTTCAGCTTCTACTTTTCCTGTGAATCGACCATCTTGCCAGTGATTAAATAGCTCACCTTTATGGCTACCCGGAATCACTTGCAATGGTCCATTTTCTGCAGTGACCTCACCAACCATTAATAAAGCTGTGATCATGTCATCATTGGTATGGGGGGTAAATGGAAAGTCCTGATGCCATTTAACTGTTGTTGCAGTATGTGGTAATTTTGCATTTATTTTACTATGATGAAACCGTGTCCCACTGCCACCAATTAATTGCCCTGCCATTTCAGCCATATTCGAGTGAATTGCAGTTTCAAAATATGCATCTGAAATTTCGGTTGGTGAACTTACACGTCTTAGCGCAGGATGATCTTTGTCATGATCTGTAGGATCGACATCGAAACGAGGACGGCCATCTAATGTTTCACCATAAGCTTCGCTATATTGACGACTTTCATCAACCCATATTTCTAGTTGAAAACGTAAACCAGCTAATTCATCTGGACTCATCACATTTTCAACAACAAGAAAACCATTACGATGAAATTGTTCTATTTGCGATGTTGTTAACATATTCTTTCCTATCTATTCTGAATTTCAGTTATTTGTCCATTACTGCGGCAATATCTTCTTTTGTTGGTGCTTGTAAGCCATATGCGTTTAAGATTTTTTCAAAATCACCCGATGCTTTTAATTTATTTAAGCCCTCTTCAATCAACTTATAAGTCTCAGTATCTCCCTTACGAATACCAATCCCCCCCACTGTTGGAAAGAATGCTTCAGTTGATGTGATTTTGACTTTATCTGGTAAGTTTTTCACAGCAGCATTCATGACAGCAGCATCATCATACTGAATGTCTACAGCACGAGCTAATAAGGCTTGTGTAGTTTGTGGTGATGTTTCAAATTCACGAATCGTAATGGCTTTTTTACCTTCCGCTACACAACGTTCTTTTGAAATTTCTTGTACTTGGGCTGCAAATGCTGTGCCTTTCATCGCACCGACAACTTGACCACATAAATCCTCAGGACCTTTTGGAGTAAGTTCTGAGTCTTGACGTACCAGCAATGAAATATCCGTTTTGTAATATGGAATCATATCAATTTGCTCAAGGCGTTCTTTGGTGATGTACATTGATGAAAACAACACATCGAATTTTTCACCTTTTAAACCTGGAATCAAGTTTGCCCAACGTGTATCAACCCAGTCAGGTTTATAGCTTCCATCAAGTTCTGCAATTTTTTCCATAATCTCAACACTAACACCGCTTGGCACACCATCTTTTAAAAATTCATAAGGTGGGAAAGTTAAATCAGAGCCAACACTGACTGTCTTTTTTACATCTGTAGCTGTTGCAACAGAGTTTTCCTGTTTAGCACATCCAGCTAATAATAATCCGCTGACCAAAGCACTGATTACAGTATTTTTTCCTTTCATAAATCACCCCAAACTCAGTTGTGTTTTTTCTCTTATTTAAAATATAAAAGAATATGTTGATTAATCCGATTTGGATTTTTTTACCTAGTGCTTTATAAAAATAAAATTCTTGAATTCACACATCGTTAAAAGAAAAGCAGTCAGTAAATGACTGCTTTTATAAAAATTTTAATTAAGCTGCTCTGGCCATAAATTTATCTAATCGTTCATTACCTGCTTGTTTTAATGCATCAGGATGATCATTTAAAACAATGTGTCCACCTTCCATAAAGACGACACGATCTGAAACTTTAAAAGCAAAATGCATTTCATGCGTCACAATAATCATAGTTAAGCCTTCACTTGCCAACTCTTCGATAACTTTTAAAACTTCATTAACTAATTCTGGATCAAGCGCCGAGGTGGGTTCATCAAACAAAATAATAGAAGGTTGCATTGCCAATGCTCGAGCAATCGCAACACGTTGTTGTTGCCCACCAGATAATTGATGTGGATATTTATTGGCATGTTGCTTCATTCCCACTTTTTCTAGCATTGCTAGTGCTGTGATTTTGCTATCTAAAACCGTTCCCATATTGTGGTACATCGGTGCCAACATAACATTTTCTAAAATGGTTTTATGTGGGAACAAGTTAAAGCTTTGAAACACCATACCAATATTCACAATTTGTTTTTTATAATCCGTTGATTCGTCTGTTAATTCCTGATCTTTTAAAAATGGTTGACCTAGCAAATTCACAGTACCTTGATTTAATGCTTCAAGACCATTTAGAGTACGAATAAACGTTGTTTTTCCTGAACCTGAAGGTCCAATAATAGAAATCACCTCTCCCCATTTTACTTTTAAATCGATTCCTTTTAGAACTTCTTGTGTACCATAAGACTTGTGAATATTTAAAGCTTCAAGTGCATATTCACCCGGGCGCTCAACATTAATTTCTTTACGCGCTCGAACAGATGCTAATGGCAATTGATATAAAGGATCATTCTTATCTAACAAACCTGGTTTACGATTAGTAATATCAATTTTTCGCTCAAACCAATTAATCAACCATCCAAAAACAGTGACAATAAAAACATAATAGAATGCGACAGCTAACATCGTTTCCATCACTAAAAAGTTTTGGGTATAAAGACGTTGACCAACCAGTAAAATTTCTGTCAGTGAAATGACAGACACAAGAGATGTAAGTTTAACAATAGAAACGTATTCATTCCCTAAAGCAGGTAGTGCAACGCGAAATGCTTGAGGTACAACAATTAAACGTTGAATACCAGAATATTTAATCCCTAAAGCTTTACCTGCCTCAACCTGCCCTTTATGAATAGATGTTAAGCCACCACGGTGAATTTCAGCAATATAGGCCGCTTCGCTTAGGGTCATAGCGATCAACCCTGCTAAAAATGGTGATGCTAAAACTACGCTAGAACTTGGAAAAATTTGTGGCAAGTTATATACAAAGACCAATAACACCAAAAGTGGCAAACTTCTAAAGAACCAAATATAGATATCACTTGACCATGCCAAAGCCTTGAATCTAGATTGTTTACCTAGAGCTAAAACAAAGCCTAATACAATACCAATTACCCAAACTAAAACACTCAGTTCAATCACAGTCCAAGTTGCTAACCAAAATTCTCGA
It contains:
- a CDS encoding phytanoyl-CoA dioxygenase family protein, whose amino-acid sequence is MLTTSQIEQFHRNGFLVVENVMSPDELAGLRFQLEIWVDESRQYSEAYGETLDGRPRFDVDPTDHDKDHPALRRVSSPTEISDAYFETAIHSNMAEMAGQLIGGSGTRFHHSKINAKLPHTATTVKWHQDFPFTPHTNDDMITALLMVGEVTAENGPLQVIPGSHKGELFNHWQDGRFTGKVEAEVEVEHCQNYISCIGTAGSVCFMHTRLLHASGANNTELPRYLFITVYAAEDAVALSDNPLPSVHQGQLVYGVESGQVRMTKNQLRLPQKPKGASFFVQQAGLEMA
- a CDS encoding ABC transporter substrate-binding protein, producing the protein MKGKNTVISALVSGLLLAGCAKQENSVATATDVKKTVSVGSDLTFPPYEFLKDGVPSGVSVEIMEKIAELDGSYKPDWVDTRWANLIPGLKGEKFDVLFSSMYITKERLEQIDMIPYYKTDISLLVRQDSELTPKGPEDLCGQVVGAMKGTAFAAQVQEISKERCVAEGKKAITIREFETSPQTTQALLARAVDIQYDDAAVMNAAVKNLPDKVKITSTEAFFPTVGGIGIRKGDTETYKLIEEGLNKLKASGDFEKILNAYGLQAPTKEDIAAVMDK
- a CDS encoding amino acid ABC transporter ATP-binding protein; translated protein: MNVERPGEYALEALNIHKSYGTQEVLKGIDLKVKWGEVISIIGPSGSGKTTFIRTLNGLEALNQGTVNLLGQPFLKDQELTDESTDYKKQIVNIGMVFQSFNLFPHKTILENVMLAPMYHNMGTVLDSKITALAMLEKVGMKQHANKYPHQLSGGQQQRVAIARALAMQPSIILFDEPTSALDPELVNEVLKVIEELASEGLTMIIVTHEMHFAFKVSDRVVFMEGGHIVLNDHPDALKQAGNERLDKFMARAA